The Desulfatiglans sp. DNA window ATATTGCTCTTTGACCCACTTGACGGCTCATCAAATATTGACGTGAATATAAGCATCGGCACCATCTTCGGTATATACCGAAAAAAGAGCGATGAGACCGATATAAATTTCCTGCTGAATGAGGTGCTTCAGCCCGGGTTTGAACAGGTTGCAGCAGGTTATTTCATATACGGCTCAAGCACAATAATGGTGTATACAACAGGAAAGGGGGTCCACGGATTTACCCTCTATCCGAGTGTAGGTGAATTCCTTCTTTCACATGAAAACATCAGGATACCTGAACGGGGCAAGATCTACAGTGTAAATGAGAGCAATTACCCATACTGGGATGAAAACACAAAGGCCCTTATTGATTATTACAAGACAAAGGATAAAAATACAGGCCGATCATTCACATCAAGGTATGTGGGGAGCCTGGTTGCGGATTTCCACAGAAACCTGCTAAAGGGCGGCATATTTCTCTACCCTGCGGATAATAAAGACCCTAAAAAACCCACAGGAAAGCTAAGACTAATGGTTGAGGCAAATCCCCTTGCCATGGTGGTGGAACAGGCAGGCGGTTATGCGAGCGATGGTAAAGGCCCCATACTTAACATACAACCCAAAGACCTTCATCAGAGGGTGCCCCTTTTCATAGGGAGTAAAGAGGATGTAAAGATGGCTGAAAGATTTCTTAAAGGGGAGAGGGAATAAAAGAAAGGCGCAGGGTGAAGAAAAAACTGGGGGCAAGGCACAAGGCAAAGGGTTTTTCCTTGCGCCCTGCGCCCTGTGCCTTATGCCCTATTTATCCCCCCGTACCATCTCCACAAATGCCTCGATCCTAAGGGCAGTTCTTCTATCGATTGCGCCGGGCCGGTCGCCCTCTATAGTAAGTATAGGGATATTCAACCTTTGTCTGAAAACCATGTCATACAACTGCCTGAAACAGAAGGTCTGGGTATAGTGTATAAGGCCATCCAGCTTTCTTCCCTCTATAGCCTCTGCTATATCCCTTATCCTGGGCGCTGAACCATATGGATAGGTATACAGGGTATATTGTTCTGCTATATCTTCTGTCTCATAAGGCATGCTGAACTGTCGCTGCACCTCGTTAAAGACTACCCTTGTGCCAAGGGATTCTATAAACTGATAAAAATCTGAGAATATGGGAGGCACTCCGAGCACACCCAGCCTGATATCAGCATTAAGCGCCTTTCTACCCTTTGCCTCATCAAGAAACCTGTCTATCTCCCTTTCAAAGCTGTCAGGGTCAGATTTGAAATCAGATGCAGAGACAAGGAAAAGGTGATTTTCATATCCTGTGACAACATTATCAATGCAGGTCAAATGGTCAATCAGCTTGAGTTTCTTTCTTATCCTGTCAAGCCGCTCCTTTTCCATTTTTATAGCTGCCCATGATGTCCCGAGGGCCTTCCTGAAGTCATCTATCTTTTGTTCAACATGCGCCCTTGAGCAGGTTAAAGGGTAATCAAAGGGTATGATCTCTATCCCCTTGAGGCCCATGATCTCTGAAAGGGCAAGTGTATTGCTGCAATCCCCTCCGGTTACTGCAATGATGCGTCTTATGCCATGTTCAAGTGCTGTTGAATAAATACCCTTGATCCAGGCGCAGATATTGCCCGGAAAACCGGCTGATTCCGACCTTGTGACAAGGATATCCGGTTCATCTGCCCCGATAAAGATATTATTGATATCAACAGGAATACAGCCCGCGGCATATATTACCTCAACCGGTATGGTTGAGGTGATGCCTATAATATTGTTTTCAGGGGGGGGCTGTTTCAACTCAATTTCTCTACAAAGTAAAATTTTTCATCCGGAAGCTCAAGACAGGTAAGTTTGTTGCCAAAGACAGCGCCGGTGTCTATCCCAATCTTGTTTTCAGTAATATAGGGCGAGTAAAATGGCGTGTGACCGAATATCACCTTTTTGCCAAAGTTATATTCAGAGGTTATAAAGCTCTCCCTTATCCAGAGCCTGTCCTTTACTGTCTGTTCTTTTATATTCAAACCAGGTTTAAGGCCCGCATGCACTATGTAATAGTTATCCAGTTCAATAAGGGTATGCAGGGACTGGATAAATGAGACATGCTCGGGCGGGATATAGGTGGTACCGTTCACCCTGTAGCTCTCAAGGGTGGTCATGCCGCCATTAACCAGAAATGTCTTTTCATCACCACCGAACAGATATTCCAGAAAGATACTTTCATGGTTTCCCATAAGGCATTTCACCTTTGGGTAGGTAACGCTGAGTTTGATAAGGAGATCAATTACACCCTTTGAGTCATTACCCCGGTCAAGGTAATCCCCTATAAAGATCAGGTTATCTGCTTCAGGGTTCCAGGGTATTATAGAGAGCATCCTTTCCAGCATCTCCCTGCAACCGTGCAGATCACCAACTATGAATGACTTCCCGTTCCCCATTGTAAAAGCTATCTCACATCCTTAACAAAAAAGTGCCCTGCCTGATCAGCAGGGCACATGATTTATTGAACAAAGGCATAAAGGGTATCAGTCTCTGCTGCCTCCAAATATCCTTAAGAGCATAAGAAACAGGTTGATAAAATCAAGATAGAGTCTAAGCGCGCCCAGGATGGCCCCTTTTCTGACCACATCACCATCAAGGTGCGCTGGCTGTGTAACTGCCATCTCTTTTATCTTCTGTGTATCATATGCAGTAAGCCCTACAAATACTATGACCCCGACATAACTGATTATAAAATTAATGGCAGGGCTCTTCAAAAAGATATTTACGACTGAGGCTATTATGATCCCGATGAGACCCATAAACATGAAGTTCCCGATTGAGGTCAGGTCTTTTTTGGTTGTCCATCCATAGATGCTGCATGCCAGAAATGTCAGGGAACAGATAAAAAAGGTACTTGCTATTGATGAGCCCGAATATATCTTGAAGATAAAAGAAAGCGTAACGCCGTTTAACCCTGAATAGACAATAAACAGGGCTGTTGCTGTGGCCCCGCTCATTTTGTTTACCATCCCGCTTATGGAGAATACAAGAGCCAGCTCAGCGATTACGAGTATAAAGAACAGGGGTTTAACACCGGTCTCTCCAAAGACCATTCCCATCAGTGTTTCATTTCCGGAAACATACCAGGCCATAAGCCCTGTAACAGCAAGCCCCATACACATCCAGTTATATACGCTCCTTACAAACTCGTTTACCCTTACATCCGCCCTCTGAAAAGCTGTTATTCTTTCCATATTTAATCTCCTTTCTGAAAAGAGGTTTTTTTATTTTCTAATATAAAACATTAAATGCTATTTTTCAACCGTCTGGTTACTAGGATAAAATCACATTGAGGCGAGATTTGCAATCCTTTCCGCAACAGGGGGGTGTGAATAGTGAATTTTCACATACAGTGGGTGCGGGCAGAGGTTTGAGAGGTTGTCCAGCGCCATCTTTCTTAATGCGCTTATCAGGGGCTTTGAGTCATTAAGGGCATCATGTGCAAACCTGTCTGCCTCCCTTTCGTACTTTCTTGAGATGGCCGTAAAGAGAGGTGATATAAAGATAGCCAGGGGCCCCCATATGACCCCTATTAAAAACAGCCCTGCATAAAAAGGCGTTTCTGTAAATCCGAAGCTTTTATACATTATTTCCCAGTCAAGCATCCGTGCGGCAATGTAAAAAAGGATAAGAGAAACAATACCCGTAAGAACAAACTGCCTTTTTATATGCCCCTTTTTCAGGTGACCCATCTCATGGGCAAGCACCGCAAGTATCTCATCCTTGTCATGGGATGAAATCAGTGTATCATAGAGCACTATCCTCTTGGTTTTTGAAAGGCCGGTAAAATAGGCATTGGAGTGCCTGCTCCTCCTGCCTGCATCCATCTGAAAAATTCCTGTGACCGGCACACCGTTCTTTTCGGCAAGGGCGCTTATGGCCTGCTCAAGCTCTTTATCTTCAACAGGGGTAAATTTGTTAAAAAGTGGGGCAATTACTGTCGGATATAAAACTGTCATAAGCAGTTGAAAGGTAATAAATATGGCCCATGCATAGATCCACCACATTTGACCTGTCAGGTTTACCATCAGGAAAAAAATGGATAAAAGGCCTCCCCCAAGAATAACAGAGATTAAAACCGATTTTATATGATCCATTACCCAGGTCTTTAGGCTGCTTGTGTTAAAGCCATATCTTTCTTCTATCACAAATACGCTGTAATAGCTGAATGGTAGGCCAATAACAGAGGTAATAGCCCCTGGCACAGCAAAAAATATGAGCCCAGCGATGATATAGTTCATATCCTTCAGGTTATTCGACAGCCATGGCAAAAACCCGTATAAAATAATTGCCAGTAAAAATATCATGCCTGAAATAGACCGGATTACTGAGACCCTTGTATTGTCCGCCGTATAGGATGTCATCTTTGCAAGCTTAACGTCATCCAGAAACCCTTCAAAACAGGGAGGGGTCTTCATACCATTTTTTTTGAGATAGGCTGAATTTATTATATCGAGCAT harbors:
- a CDS encoding M48 family metallopeptidase, yielding MLDIINSAYLKKNGMKTPPCFEGFLDDVKLAKMTSYTADNTRVSVIRSISGMIFLLAIILYGFLPWLSNNLKDMNYIIAGLIFFAVPGAITSVIGLPFSYYSVFVIEERYGFNTSSLKTWVMDHIKSVLISVILGGGLLSIFFLMVNLTGQMWWIYAWAIFITFQLLMTVLYPTVIAPLFNKFTPVEDKELEQAISALAEKNGVPVTGIFQMDAGRRSRHSNAYFTGLSKTKRIVLYDTLISSHDKDEILAVLAHEMGHLKKGHIKRQFVLTGIVSLILFYIAARMLDWEIMYKSFGFTETPFYAGLFLIGVIWGPLAIFISPLFTAISRKYEREADRFAHDALNDSKPLISALRKMALDNLSNLCPHPLYVKIHYSHPPVAERIANLASM
- a CDS encoding serine/threonine protein phosphatase, with protein sequence MGNGKSFIVGDLHGCREMLERMLSIIPWNPEADNLIFIGDYLDRGNDSKGVIDLLIKLSVTYPKVKCLMGNHESIFLEYLFGGDEKTFLVNGGMTTLESYRVNGTTYIPPEHVSFIQSLHTLIELDNYYIVHAGLKPGLNIKEQTVKDRLWIRESFITSEYNFGKKVIFGHTPFYSPYITENKIGIDTGAVFGNKLTCLELPDEKFYFVEKLS
- a CDS encoding Bax inhibitor-1/YccA family protein, with translation MERITAFQRADVRVNEFVRSVYNWMCMGLAVTGLMAWYVSGNETLMGMVFGETGVKPLFFILVIAELALVFSISGMVNKMSGATATALFIVYSGLNGVTLSFIFKIYSGSSIASTFFICSLTFLACSIYGWTTKKDLTSIGNFMFMGLIGIIIASVVNIFLKSPAINFIISYVGVIVFVGLTAYDTQKIKEMAVTQPAHLDGDVVRKGAILGALRLYLDFINLFLMLLRIFGGSRD
- a CDS encoding 2-hydroxyacyl-CoA dehydratase encodes the protein MKQPPPENNIIGITSTIPVEVIYAAGCIPVDINNIFIGADEPDILVTRSESAGFPGNICAWIKGIYSTALEHGIRRIIAVTGGDCSNTLALSEIMGLKGIEIIPFDYPLTCSRAHVEQKIDDFRKALGTSWAAIKMEKERLDRIRKKLKLIDHLTCIDNVVTGYENHLFLVSASDFKSDPDSFEREIDRFLDEAKGRKALNADIRLGVLGVPPIFSDFYQFIESLGTRVVFNEVQRQFSMPYETEDIAEQYTLYTYPYGSAPRIRDIAEAIEGRKLDGLIHYTQTFCFRQLYDMVFRQRLNIPILTIEGDRPGAIDRRTALRIEAFVEMVRGDK
- the fbp gene encoding class 1 fructose-bisphosphatase, with protein sequence MAIGTTITQHILNQQRENPEATGAFTHLIHELIVAAKVISKEVNKAGLADILGATGDTNIQDEKVQKLDVYANRIIIERMQHIGQLCCMGSEEVADLIDIPARYPKGNYILLFDPLDGSSNIDVNISIGTIFGIYRKKSDETDINFLLNEVLQPGFEQVAAGYFIYGSSTIMVYTTGKGVHGFTLYPSVGEFLLSHENIRIPERGKIYSVNESNYPYWDENTKALIDYYKTKDKNTGRSFTSRYVGSLVADFHRNLLKGGIFLYPADNKDPKKPTGKLRLMVEANPLAMVVEQAGGYASDGKGPILNIQPKDLHQRVPLFIGSKEDVKMAERFLKGERE